A portion of the Rhodanobacter sp. AS-Z3 genome contains these proteins:
- the lpxL gene encoding LpxL/LpxP family Kdo(2)-lipid IV(A) lauroyl/palmitoleoyl acyltransferase, translating to MPRPSFDRALLAPRHWPAWLGVAMIWLIARLPQRMLMWLGRRLGALVLRIPSARKRIAAANIALCFPELDAAAQARLVDANLRDIGLMLVEFALGWLGSDRRIQSIPTRIEGLEYLEAARAQGKGVLLVGGHFSHLELCARLVSQRIRIAGMYRAMDSAVFEWVVLRARLDYADAMIEKADIRGTVKYLRNGGTLWYAPDQDLRSKDVAFVPFFGVPAATLTATHHLARMSGAWVIPFFHRRLPGNQGYAMRLGAPLTDFPGDDAAADTARINVCIEQMVREAPEQYLWVHKRFKTRPPGTPAIY from the coding sequence ATGCCCCGCCCCTCCTTCGATCGAGCGCTGCTCGCACCACGCCACTGGCCGGCTTGGCTGGGCGTGGCCATGATCTGGCTGATCGCACGGCTGCCACAACGCATGCTGATGTGGCTGGGTCGCCGGCTCGGTGCGCTGGTGTTGCGCATCCCCTCCGCCCGCAAACGCATTGCGGCGGCCAATATCGCGCTTTGCTTTCCGGAACTCGATGCTGCCGCACAAGCGCGGCTGGTGGATGCCAACCTGCGCGACATCGGACTGATGCTGGTCGAGTTTGCGCTGGGCTGGCTGGGCAGTGACCGGCGCATCCAGTCGATCCCTACGCGCATCGAAGGCCTCGAATATCTTGAGGCAGCGCGGGCGCAGGGCAAGGGCGTGCTACTGGTCGGGGGCCATTTCTCGCATCTGGAACTGTGCGCACGACTGGTCTCGCAACGTATTCGCATTGCCGGCATGTATCGCGCGATGGATTCAGCCGTGTTCGAGTGGGTGGTGTTGCGTGCGCGACTGGATTACGCCGACGCCATGATCGAAAAAGCCGACATCCGCGGTACGGTGAAGTATCTGCGCAACGGCGGCACGCTCTGGTACGCGCCAGACCAGGACTTGCGCAGCAAGGACGTCGCCTTCGTGCCGTTCTTCGGTGTCCCGGCAGCCACCCTGACCGCCACTCATCACCTGGCGCGCATGTCGGGCGCATGGGTGATTCCGTTTTTCCATCGACGCCTGCCCGGAAATCAGGGCTACGCGATGCGTCTGGGTGCCCCGTTGACCGATTTTCCGGGCGACGACGCGGCCGCCGATACGGCGCGGATCAACGTCTGCATCGAACAAATGGTGCGCGAAGCTCCCGAGCAGTATCTATGGGTACACAAGCGCTTCAAGACCCGGCCGCCGGGCACACCTGCCATCTATTGA
- a CDS encoding glycosyltransferase family 2 protein, producing MMSGRELLSVVVTTFNSAATLDACLRGVHWADEIVVLDSGSTDASMAIAAHYGARIHAQPFAGYSAQKQTAIDLASHRWALLLDSDESLDESASASLQLALQQPRFAGYQLWRREWQFWRWQSRHARLNHYVRLFDRERARMSEHAVHEEVEVDGAVGVLDVVIDHYGEPDIAGRVSKANRYSSLQLADLAKRRVGWLRLRMVIYPTLAFLRYFVLRGHWRSGWAGFIAARIHAFYAFLKYAKLYECARQTSRRDLGNDQ from the coding sequence ATGATGAGCGGGCGTGAGTTGTTGTCGGTCGTGGTGACCACGTTCAACAGTGCGGCCACGCTCGATGCCTGTCTGCGCGGCGTGCATTGGGCCGATGAGATCGTGGTGCTGGATTCGGGCTCGACCGACGCCAGTATGGCGATCGCGGCCCACTACGGTGCGCGCATCCATGCCCAGCCTTTTGCTGGTTACAGCGCGCAGAAACAGACGGCTATCGACCTTGCCAGCCATCGCTGGGCGTTGCTGCTTGATTCGGACGAGTCACTGGATGAATCTGCGTCGGCGTCGTTGCAACTGGCGTTGCAGCAGCCTCGTTTTGCCGGCTACCAGCTATGGCGGCGTGAATGGCAATTCTGGCGCTGGCAGTCGCGCCACGCTCGACTCAACCATTACGTTCGCCTGTTTGACCGTGAGCGCGCGCGGATGAGTGAGCACGCTGTGCACGAAGAGGTGGAAGTCGATGGCGCCGTCGGTGTGCTCGACGTGGTCATCGACCATTACGGCGAGCCTGATATTGCCGGGCGCGTGAGCAAGGCGAACCGCTACTCCAGCCTGCAACTGGCTGACCTGGCCAAGCGCCGGGTTGGCTGGCTGCGACTGCGCATGGTGATTTATCCGACCCTGGCTTTCCTGCGCTACTTCGTCTTGCGCGGGCACTGGCGATCGGGCTGGGCCGGTTTCATCGCGGCCCGCATCCACGCGTTCTACGCATTCCTGAAGTATGCGAAGTTGTACGAGTGCGCACGACAGACTTCACGGCGCGATCTCGGCAACGATCAATAG